One segment of Triticum aestivum cultivar Chinese Spring chromosome 2A, IWGSC CS RefSeq v2.1, whole genome shotgun sequence DNA contains the following:
- the LOC123190067 gene encoding lysine histidine transporter-like 8 — MTSEVQSAPPTPRPVSAPPSQMHSPAPSRSPLRAMASPLASPVKKAVASVRGYLEEVGHITKLADPRDAWLPITASRSGNAYYAAFHNLSSGVGFQALVLPAAFASLGWTWAIVCLTVAFAWQLYTLRLLVNLHEPVAGGTRYSRYMHLATTVFGERWGKILALLPTMYLSAGTCTALIIVGGGSMKILFSIACGPACLARPPTMVEWYVVFVCVAVVLSQLPNLNSIAGVSLVGATAAVGYCTMIWVISVAKGRVAGVSYDPVKASSDVDRTIAVLNGLGIIAFAFRGHNLVLEIQGTMPSTLKHPSHVPMWKGVKFAYLVVALCLYPVAIGGFWAYGNQIPPNGILSALYKFHSRDVSRLVIGLATLLVIVNCLTTFQIYAMPVFDNMEAGYVHKKNRPCPWWLRAGFRALFGAINLLIAVALPFLSELAGLLGGISLPVTLAYPCFMWLAIMKPGRGTAMWCVNWALGCLGMGLSFVLIVGNLWGLVATGLHVQFFKPAEFQ, encoded by the exons ATGACGAGCGAGGTGCAGTCGGCGCCGCCGACGCCGCGGCCGGTGTCCGCCCCGCCGTCGCAGATGCACTCTCCGGCGCCCAGCCGGTCGCCGCTGCGCGCGATGGCGTCGCCGCTCGCCAGCCCCGTGAAGAAGGCGGTGGCGAGCGTGAGGGGGTACCTGGAGGAGGTCGGGCACATCACCAAGCTCGCCGACCCGCGCGACGCCTGGCTGCCCATCACCGCGTCCAGGAGCGGCAACGCCTACTACGCCGCCTTCCACAACCTCAGCTCCGGCGTCGGCTTCCAGGCGCTCGTGCtccccgccgccttcgcctcccTCGGATG GACGTGGGCGATCGTGTGCCTGACCGTGGCATTCGCGTGGCAGCTCTACACGCTGCGGCTGCTGGTGAACCTCCACGAGCCCGTCGCCGGCGGCACACGCTACAGCCGGTACATGCACCTCGCCACCACCGTCTTCG GCGAGAGATGGGGCAAGATCCTGGCCCTGCTCCCGACGATGTACCTGTCGGCGGGGACCTGCACGGCGCTCATCATCGTGGGCGGCGGCAGCATGAAGATCCTCTTCAGCATCGCGTGCGGGCCGGCGTGCCTGGCGCGGCCGCCGACCATGGTGGAGTGGTACGTCGTCTTCGTCTGCGTGGCCGTGGTGCTGTCCCAGCTCCCCAACCTCAACTCCATCGCCGGCGTCTccctggtcggggcgacggcggccgTCGGGTACTGCACCATGATCTGGGTCATTTCCGTTGCCAAGGGCAGGGTGGCCGGCGTGTCCTACGACCCGGTCAAGGCCAGCAGCGACGTCGACAGGACGATCGCCGTCCTCAATGGCCTCGGCATCATCGCGTTCGCTTTCAGGGGGCACAATCTTGTGCTCGAGATTCAG GGCACAATGCCGTCGACGCTGAAGCACCCTTCTCACGTGCCCATGTGGAAGGGCGTCAAGTTCGCCTACCTCGTCGTGGCGCTCTGCCTCTACCCCGTCGCCATCGGCGGCTTCTGGGCCTACGGCAACCAGATACCTCCCAACGGAATCCTGAGCGCGCTCTACAAGTTCCACAGCCGCGACGTGTCCCGGCTGGTTATCGGTCTCGCCACCCTGCTGGTGATCGTGAACTGCCTGACCACGTTCCAGATCTACGCGATGCCGGTGTTCGACAACATGGAGGCCGGGTACGTGCACAAGAAGAACCGGCCGTGCCCGTGGTGGCTGCGCGCGGGCTTCCGCGCCTTGTTCGGCGCCATCAACCTGCTCATCGCCGTCGCGCTGCCCTTCCTGTCGGAGCTGGCCGGCCTCCTCGGCGGGATCTCGCTGCCGGTCACCCTGGCCTACCCGTGCTTCATGTGGCTGGCGATCATGAAGCCCGGGAGGGGCACGGCGATGTGGTGCGTCAACTGGGCGCTGGGGTGCCTCGGCATGGGGCTCAGCTTCGTCCTCATAGTCGGGAACCTCTGGGGGCTCGTCGCCACTGGCCTGCACGTGCAGTTCTTCAAGCCCGCCGAGTTCCAGTGA
- the LOC123190068 gene encoding protein S-acyltransferase 10 isoform X3, producing the protein MPCCGESDPPHEAIRVLSQPQRHGSHGRKPWRCVRLIVMLLHALFIGAVFLLDPALRSQIRRDQWYMCLYGGLVLFTLAQYLYTANSSPGYVADMLKAGSAMHATFINTTTISKQVCSKNGSLNYFMSRSKIEQHNPQSATPSSLLQMMDLYPPGSSSRDLTCSYCHLVQPPRTKHCHDCDKCVLQFDHHCTWLGTCIGVRNHCRFWWYIFGQASLVVWTVALYIQFLHVDMNGSWLKGLTGLTLLLPLIVILIVLLILLMLHTNMLHVVKSQINSDLFTDDYYIHELVYICSYLALTNQTTYEIARRKRISYLRGVPRKVHPFSKGICRNLYDLCLSRQKGYVLEAVPPLDELEARARPYTCRDVICCRCC; encoded by the exons ATGCCGTGCTGCGGGGAAAGCGATCCTCCCCATGAGGCCATCAGGGTCCTATCCCAGCCCCAGCGCCACGGCTCGCACG GGAGGAAACCCTGGAGGTGTGTCAGGTTAATCGTCATGCTGCTGCATGCGCTCTTCATCGGCGCCGTCTTCCTGCTCGATCCGGCCCTCCGGAGCCAAATCCGCCGGGATCAGTG GTACATGTGTTTATATGGAGGGCTGGTGTTGTTTACCTTGGCGCAATACCTATATACAGCTAATTCATCACCGGG GTATGTGGCTGATATGTTGAAAGCTGGATCAGCGATGCATGCAACCTTCATTAATACAACGACAATCTCAAA ACAGGTCTGTTCCAAAAACGGGAGCTTAAATTATTTCATGAGTCGCAGCAAAATAGAGCAACACAACCCACAATCTGCTACACCTTCGTCGCTTTTGCAAATGATGGATCTGTATCCTCCTGGATCATCCAGCAG GGATTTGACCTGCTCTTACTGCCATCTCGTTCAG CCACCACGAACCAAGCATTGTCATGATTGTGATAAGTGTGTTCTCCAATTTGATCATCACTGTACATGGCTTGGAACATGCATTGGCGTAAGGAATCATTGCCGTTTTTG GTGGTACATATTTGGACAAGCAAGTTTAGTTGTTTGGACTGTTGCTCTCTACATCCAGTTCTTACATGTGGATATGAACGGGTCCTG GTTGAAGGGTTTGACTGGCTTAACACTGTTGCTGCCGTTGATAGTAATCCTCATAGTTTTGCTGATCTTACTCATGTTGCATAC GAATATGTTACATGTTGTGAAGTCGCAAATTAACAGTGACCTCTTCACTGATGATTATTATATTCACGAGCTTGTGTATATCTGTAGTTACCTTGCTCTTACGAACCAAACGACATATGAAATTGCCAGACGGAAGCGAATATCTTACCTAAG GGGAGTTCCTAGAAAGGTACATCCTTTCAGCAAAGGTATCTGTAGGAACCTCTATGACCTCTGCCTCTCTAGACAGAAGGGATATGTTCTGGAAGCAGTACCCCCACTGGACGAACTAGAAGCCCGGGCTAGACCCTACACCTGCCGGGATGTAATCTGCTGCAGGTGCTGCTAG
- the LOC123190068 gene encoding protein S-acyltransferase 10 isoform X4, which translates to MPCCGESDPPHEAIRVLSQPQRHGSHGRKPWRCVRLIVMLLHALFIGAVFLLDPALRSQIRRDQWYMCLYGGLVLFTLAQYLYTANSSPGYVADMLKAGSAMHATFINTTTISKQVCSKNGSLNYFMSRSKIEQHNPQSATPSSLLQMMDLYPPGSSSRDLTCSYCHLVQPPRTKHCHDCDKCVLQFDHHCTWLGTCIGVRNHCRFWWYIFGQASLVVWTVALYIQFLHVDMNGSWLKGLTGLTLLLPLIVILIVLLILLMLHTYLALTNQTTYEIARRKRISYLRGVPRKVHPFSKGICRNLYDLCLSRQKGYVLEAVPPLDELEARARPYTCRDVICCRCC; encoded by the exons ATGCCGTGCTGCGGGGAAAGCGATCCTCCCCATGAGGCCATCAGGGTCCTATCCCAGCCCCAGCGCCACGGCTCGCACG GGAGGAAACCCTGGAGGTGTGTCAGGTTAATCGTCATGCTGCTGCATGCGCTCTTCATCGGCGCCGTCTTCCTGCTCGATCCGGCCCTCCGGAGCCAAATCCGCCGGGATCAGTG GTACATGTGTTTATATGGAGGGCTGGTGTTGTTTACCTTGGCGCAATACCTATATACAGCTAATTCATCACCGGG GTATGTGGCTGATATGTTGAAAGCTGGATCAGCGATGCATGCAACCTTCATTAATACAACGACAATCTCAAA ACAGGTCTGTTCCAAAAACGGGAGCTTAAATTATTTCATGAGTCGCAGCAAAATAGAGCAACACAACCCACAATCTGCTACACCTTCGTCGCTTTTGCAAATGATGGATCTGTATCCTCCTGGATCATCCAGCAG GGATTTGACCTGCTCTTACTGCCATCTCGTTCAG CCACCACGAACCAAGCATTGTCATGATTGTGATAAGTGTGTTCTCCAATTTGATCATCACTGTACATGGCTTGGAACATGCATTGGCGTAAGGAATCATTGCCGTTTTTG GTGGTACATATTTGGACAAGCAAGTTTAGTTGTTTGGACTGTTGCTCTCTACATCCAGTTCTTACATGTGGATATGAACGGGTCCTG GTTGAAGGGTTTGACTGGCTTAACACTGTTGCTGCCGTTGATAGTAATCCTCATAGTTTTGCTGATCTTACTCATGTTGCATAC TTACCTTGCTCTTACGAACCAAACGACATATGAAATTGCCAGACGGAAGCGAATATCTTACCTAAG GGGAGTTCCTAGAAAGGTACATCCTTTCAGCAAAGGTATCTGTAGGAACCTCTATGACCTCTGCCTCTCTAGACAGAAGGGATATGTTCTGGAAGCAGTACCCCCACTGGACGAACTAGAAGCCCGGGCTAGACCCTACACCTGCCGGGATGTAATCTGCTGCAGGTGCTGCTAG
- the LOC123190068 gene encoding protein S-acyltransferase 10 isoform X2, with protein sequence MPCCGESDPPHEAIRVLSQPQRHGSHGSSIGSIWLRWGFRPGSECLTGETGNLSAGRKPWRCVRLIVMLLHALFIGAVFLLDPALRSQIRRDQWYMCLYGGLVLFTLAQYLYTANSSPGYVADMLKAGSAMHATFINTTTISKQVCSKNGSLNYFMSRSKIEQHNPQSATPSSLLQMMDLYPPGSSSRDLTCSYCHLVQPPRTKHCHDCDKCVLQFDHHCTWLGTCIGVRNHCRFWWYIFGQASLVVWTVALYIQFLHVDMNGSWLKGLTGLTLLLPLIVILIVLLILLMLHTYLALTNQTTYEIARRKRISYLRGVPRKVHPFSKGICRNLYDLCLSRQKGYVLEAVPPLDELEARARPYTCRDVICCRCC encoded by the exons ATGCCGTGCTGCGGGGAAAGCGATCCTCCCCATGAGGCCATCAGGGTCCTATCCCAGCCCCAGCGCCACGGCTCGCACGGTTCGTCCATTGGTTCGATTTGGTTGCGGTGGGGGTTCCGGCCGGGGTCTGAATGTCTCACCGGGGAGACGGGGAATTTGAGCGCAGGGAGGAAACCCTGGAGGTGTGTCAGGTTAATCGTCATGCTGCTGCATGCGCTCTTCATCGGCGCCGTCTTCCTGCTCGATCCGGCCCTCCGGAGCCAAATCCGCCGGGATCAGTG GTACATGTGTTTATATGGAGGGCTGGTGTTGTTTACCTTGGCGCAATACCTATATACAGCTAATTCATCACCGGG GTATGTGGCTGATATGTTGAAAGCTGGATCAGCGATGCATGCAACCTTCATTAATACAACGACAATCTCAAA ACAGGTCTGTTCCAAAAACGGGAGCTTAAATTATTTCATGAGTCGCAGCAAAATAGAGCAACACAACCCACAATCTGCTACACCTTCGTCGCTTTTGCAAATGATGGATCTGTATCCTCCTGGATCATCCAGCAG GGATTTGACCTGCTCTTACTGCCATCTCGTTCAG CCACCACGAACCAAGCATTGTCATGATTGTGATAAGTGTGTTCTCCAATTTGATCATCACTGTACATGGCTTGGAACATGCATTGGCGTAAGGAATCATTGCCGTTTTTG GTGGTACATATTTGGACAAGCAAGTTTAGTTGTTTGGACTGTTGCTCTCTACATCCAGTTCTTACATGTGGATATGAACGGGTCCTG GTTGAAGGGTTTGACTGGCTTAACACTGTTGCTGCCGTTGATAGTAATCCTCATAGTTTTGCTGATCTTACTCATGTTGCATAC TTACCTTGCTCTTACGAACCAAACGACATATGAAATTGCCAGACGGAAGCGAATATCTTACCTAAG GGGAGTTCCTAGAAAGGTACATCCTTTCAGCAAAGGTATCTGTAGGAACCTCTATGACCTCTGCCTCTCTAGACAGAAGGGATATGTTCTGGAAGCAGTACCCCCACTGGACGAACTAGAAGCCCGGGCTAGACCCTACACCTGCCGGGATGTAATCTGCTGCAGGTGCTGCTAG
- the LOC123190068 gene encoding protein S-acyltransferase 10 isoform X1 produces the protein MPCCGESDPPHEAIRVLSQPQRHGSHGSSIGSIWLRWGFRPGSECLTGETGNLSAGRKPWRCVRLIVMLLHALFIGAVFLLDPALRSQIRRDQWYMCLYGGLVLFTLAQYLYTANSSPGYVADMLKAGSAMHATFINTTTISKQVCSKNGSLNYFMSRSKIEQHNPQSATPSSLLQMMDLYPPGSSSRDLTCSYCHLVQPPRTKHCHDCDKCVLQFDHHCTWLGTCIGVRNHCRFWWYIFGQASLVVWTVALYIQFLHVDMNGSWLKGLTGLTLLLPLIVILIVLLILLMLHTNMLHVVKSQINSDLFTDDYYIHELVYICSYLALTNQTTYEIARRKRISYLRGVPRKVHPFSKGICRNLYDLCLSRQKGYVLEAVPPLDELEARARPYTCRDVICCRCC, from the exons ATGCCGTGCTGCGGGGAAAGCGATCCTCCCCATGAGGCCATCAGGGTCCTATCCCAGCCCCAGCGCCACGGCTCGCACGGTTCGTCCATTGGTTCGATTTGGTTGCGGTGGGGGTTCCGGCCGGGGTCTGAATGTCTCACCGGGGAGACGGGGAATTTGAGCGCAGGGAGGAAACCCTGGAGGTGTGTCAGGTTAATCGTCATGCTGCTGCATGCGCTCTTCATCGGCGCCGTCTTCCTGCTCGATCCGGCCCTCCGGAGCCAAATCCGCCGGGATCAGTG GTACATGTGTTTATATGGAGGGCTGGTGTTGTTTACCTTGGCGCAATACCTATATACAGCTAATTCATCACCGGG GTATGTGGCTGATATGTTGAAAGCTGGATCAGCGATGCATGCAACCTTCATTAATACAACGACAATCTCAAA ACAGGTCTGTTCCAAAAACGGGAGCTTAAATTATTTCATGAGTCGCAGCAAAATAGAGCAACACAACCCACAATCTGCTACACCTTCGTCGCTTTTGCAAATGATGGATCTGTATCCTCCTGGATCATCCAGCAG GGATTTGACCTGCTCTTACTGCCATCTCGTTCAG CCACCACGAACCAAGCATTGTCATGATTGTGATAAGTGTGTTCTCCAATTTGATCATCACTGTACATGGCTTGGAACATGCATTGGCGTAAGGAATCATTGCCGTTTTTG GTGGTACATATTTGGACAAGCAAGTTTAGTTGTTTGGACTGTTGCTCTCTACATCCAGTTCTTACATGTGGATATGAACGGGTCCTG GTTGAAGGGTTTGACTGGCTTAACACTGTTGCTGCCGTTGATAGTAATCCTCATAGTTTTGCTGATCTTACTCATGTTGCATAC GAATATGTTACATGTTGTGAAGTCGCAAATTAACAGTGACCTCTTCACTGATGATTATTATATTCACGAGCTTGTGTATATCTGTAGTTACCTTGCTCTTACGAACCAAACGACATATGAAATTGCCAGACGGAAGCGAATATCTTACCTAAG GGGAGTTCCTAGAAAGGTACATCCTTTCAGCAAAGGTATCTGTAGGAACCTCTATGACCTCTGCCTCTCTAGACAGAAGGGATATGTTCTGGAAGCAGTACCCCCACTGGACGAACTAGAAGCCCGGGCTAGACCCTACACCTGCCGGGATGTAATCTGCTGCAGGTGCTGCTAG
- the LOC123190069 gene encoding L-ascorbate oxidase homolog — protein MGRIAFPAARHPRRRTVVRSRRREAVATVTGGRCFRGRRRRSRPAVTGAAVYKCPPGLLHLYSRGAIYPSISLLRAIPSRLVSCPSEVEMAAAAAVVALACVLSLVLSAQAEAPYRFFDWEVTYGDINPLGGVPQQGILINGQFPGPEIDCQTNDNLVINVRNRLPQPFLLSWNGIQHRKNSWQDGVSGTNCPIPPGQNYTYHMQAKDQIGSFFYFPSLAFHKAAGGFGAIRINSRPRIPVPFPPPADEFTVLIGDWYNTTHKALQAMLDDGKLLPSPDAILINGKGPGRANFTVEQGKTYRLRVSNVGLRSTLNFMIQDHNVTLVEVEGTHTVQNTYTSLDVHAGQSLSVLFTADRPAGGYHIAVSSRFTNHTLNSTAVLRYAGSTGYASGPPRAVNQSDVDFSLNQARSIRTNLTASGPRPNPQGSYHYGSINVSRTIRLANSAGQVGGKPRYGVNGVTYVDADTPLKLADYYNISGVYRMGAIPDAPAASHSGTQNGTGADAALKNATAVMDSDHRSFVEVVFENSEDSVQSWHLDGYSVFVVGMDKGAWSEESRKGYNLVDAVTRCTVQVYPRGWTAIFIALDNVGMWNVRSEDWVRRYLGQQFYLRVYTPAHSVRDELTVPTNAILCGRAANKSRLPFSQ, from the exons ATGGGGAGGATCGCTTTCCCCGCAGCACGGCATCCTCGCCGCCGCACCGTCGTGAGGAGCAGGAGGAGGGAGGCGGTGGCGACGGTTACCGGTGGCCGGTGCttccgcgggaggaggaggaggagccggcctgCAGTTACG GGGGCCGCCGTCTATAAATGCCCACCAGGCCTCCTCCATCTCTACTCCCGCGGAGccatctatccatccatatctCTTCTCCGCGCCATCCCATCTCGTCTCGTCTCCTGCCCCTCGGAGgtcgagatggcggcggcggcggcagtggttgCCCTCGCGTGCgtcctctccctcgttctctccgCGCAGGCGGAGGCTCCCTACAGGTTCTTCGACTGGGAGGTCACCTATGGCGACATCAACCCGCTCGGAGGAGTTCCGCAGCAG GGTATTCTGATCAACGGGCAGTTTCCGGGGCCGGAGATCGACTGCCAGACGAACGACAACCTGGTCATCAACGTGCGCAACCGGCTGCCGCAGCCGTTCCTGCTTTCATG GAACGGGATCCAGCACAGGAAGAACTCGTGGCAGGATGGCGTGTCCGGCACCAACTGCCCGATCCCTCCGGGCCAGAACTACACGTACCACATGCAGGCCAAGGACCAGATCGGCAGCTTCTTCTACTTCCCGTCGCTCGCCTTCCACAAGGCGGCCGGCGGCTTCGGCGCCATCCGCATCAACAGCCGCCCGCGGATCCCCGTCCCCTTCCCCCCGCCGGCCGACGAGTTCACCGTGCTCATCGGCGACTGGTACAACACCACCCACAAG GCTCTCCAAGCCATGCTGGACGACGGGAAGCTGCTGCCTTCCCCTGACGCCATCCTGATCAACGGCAAGGGCCCGGGGCGCGCCAACTTCACGGTGGAGCAGGGTAAGACGTACAGGCTGCGCGTCTCCAACGTCGGCCTGCGGAGCACGCTCAACTTCATGATCCAGGACCACAACGTGACCCTCGTGGAGGTGGAGGGCACCCACACGGTGCAGAACACCTACACCTCCCTCGACGTCCACGCCGGCCAGTCGCTCTCCGTGCTCTTCACCGCCGACCGCCCCGCCGGGGGCTACCACATCGCCGTCTCGTCGCGGTTCACCAACCACACCCTCAACTCCACCGCCGTGCTGCGCTACGCCGGCTCGACCGGCTACGCCTCCGGGCCGCCGCGTGCCGTGAACCAGAGCGACGTTGACTTTTCGCTTAACCAGGCTCGCTCCATCAG GACGAACCTGACGGCGAGCGGGCCGCGGCCGAACCCGCAGGGCTCGTACCACTACGGGTCCATCAACGTGAGCCGCACCATCCGGCTGGCCAACTCGGCGGGGCAGGTCGGCGGCAAGCCGAGGTACGGCGTGAACGGCGTGACGTACGTGGACGCCGACACGCCCCTCAAGCTGGCCGACTACTACAACATCAGCGGCGTGTACCGGATGGGCGCCATCCCGGACGCGCCCGCGGCCAGCCACAGCGGGACGCAGAACGGGACCGGCGCCGACGCGGCGCTGAAGAACGCGACGGCCGTCATGGACTCCGACCACCGCTCCTTCGTCGAGGTCGTGTTCGAGAACAGCGAGGACAGCGTCCAGAGCTGGCACCTCGACGGCTACAGCGTCTTCGTCGTCGG GATGGACAAGGGGGCGTGGAGCGAGGAGAGCAGGAAAGGCTACAATCTCGTGGATGCAGTCACGAGGTGCACGGTGCAG GTGTATCCGAGAGGGTGGACGGCGATCTTCATCGCGCTGGACAACGTGGGGATGTGGAACGTGAGGTCGGAGGATTGGGTGCGCAGGTACCTGGGCCAGCAGTTCTACCTCCGGGTGTACACGCCGGCGCACTCCGTCCGCGACGAGCTCACCGTGCCGACCAACGCGATCCTCTGCGGCCGCGCTGCCAACAAGAGCCGCCTGCCATTCTCTCAGTAG